The genomic interval CGGCAGGGCGAGAACGGCCTTTGCCAAATCATACGCATTCCCCTCATGCAGATCGCATAGGTTTGATATGGTGGAAGACATGGGATCACTCATGGAGATGCCCTTGCTGTCGGGGGACGTATTCCCGCCATTCACGGCCCAGGCGGCAAAGACCATGGCCTGAGGCTCTGCGGCGTGCTCGCGTCCTTTCCTGATCAGATCGTCGACCGGTTCTGCGATCCGCTGCGGCAGCTTGAAGCTTGCATTGCTAGCTATCTGATTGAGCGGGTGATAGATGCAGGGATTTTGCAGGCGCTGAAGGCTAACCCGGCTGTAATCGGCAAGATCCTCGCCTTGCGGGCACATGAGCGTTGAACATTGGGACGCATGAAAGACTCGTGCCCAATCCGCCAGTTCAGGGCAGGTGGACGCATCGAATGACGTTTCTAAACCGCATAATCTGCCAATTTCCGCATAGGCGGACTGAATGCCGTTGAGCAGGCGATACTTCATTTTTGCATAAGGAGCGACATCTGGAACGACGGTGACGCCGACCTTTTCAAGTGCGGGGCGCGCGGCGGCAAATTTATCTTCGATCACCCATTGCCGGAATGGTTCGGCGACAACGCCAATCTGATCCGCATGTCCGCAGGCATCCTGAAGCTTTTGCCGACTGGCATCGCTCATGGCGGGAACGATCCTGTCTACCATCGAGACCGGAAAGCAAACATTCTCATCCATCCACGGCAGCAATTCGGGAAAGGCTTTGGATACATATTGCTCCATCACCGCCTGCAGGAGCTTGCCATTTTTGGGGAGATTGTCACAGCTCGCCAGTGTAATGGGGGCGCCGTTGGCGCGGCGTCTGCATTCCAGCATCCAGGCGAGATATCCGATGGCTGTCATCGGCGTCTCGGGTGATGCCAAATCTTTGGCGACGACATCCCAGTCCAGCTCGGTCGTGCCGGATTTGTGGCAATAGCCCGGCTCTGTGATGGTCAGGGTCACAAAGGAAATAGGGTCCCAGCAAACCTCTGGCGCTGTTGATGCATCATGCAGTTCCCGCAAGGTGCCAATCTGGTCAACACGGCTTTCGTGATTGTCTTCCGTCAGCACACAATAGCGCCGGTTCTGATTGTTATACTGGCTCGCCAGATCTGGCGGGGTCAGATTGATACCCACCACGCCGGTCAGTTCTCCGGCACAGGCCAGATCATTGTAATAGGATTGCTGATGGGCCCGATGGAAGGCTCCGACACCTATATGCGCCATGGTCAGCGCAAGTTGTTCGGGGTCATAGGGGAGTGGTGAAGGTGTTGCTGGCTGTGTCATTGGAAATTCACCATTATTTTGAGGGAATTTGCCTTGTCTCCAGCACGTTCGAAGGCGGCGATTGGCTCTTCAAGCGACATGTTGGCAGAGATCAAAGGCAGCAGATTGACCTCTCCGCGCACGATTGCCTCAACCGCTATGTTGAATTCATCGATGAAGCGGTAAGTGCCGAGGAGGCTCAATTCGCGGGTCAGGATTTTTGCGCATTGCAGTGGAGCGATTGGTGGCAGGAAGCCCACCTGTACGATCCGGCCACGAGGTTCTAGCAGGTCGATTGCCAGATCCAGCGCCTCCGGGGCGCCGGAGGCTTCGAAAACCACAGTTGGAGAAGCGGATTCCCGTAGCCTGCGTATCTCATCGGCACTTGCCGTGTTGACGACGTCATCCGCCCCCAACTGTCTTGACCGCTCGCAGGCATGGGGAGACACATCGGCCATGATCACCTTGGCAGCCCCGGCACGCTTTGCTGCGATCCGGACGAGCTGTCCGATCACACCCGCTCCTGTGACAAGAATTTCCTGCCCCTCTATGTCCCCGGCCATCGAAACCGCATGCAGGGCAACAGCGAAGGGTTCGGCAAGCGCCACATGGCGCAGATCCATCTCGGCGGGAACCTTGATGCATTGCGCTGCGGGCATAATGATTTTTTCGGCAAAGCCGCCATGGCAGTGAGGCGTTCTGGCTGCACTACCCAGAAACTGGTTATCCGTGCACAGATTGCTCAGTCCCTTGCGGCATTGTTCGCATTGGCCGCAGGGCATCGCTGGATTCACCGCGACCTTGTCGCCCGGTGCAAGACCAGTCACACCGGAGCCAAGCCTGCTGACGGTTCCTGAAAATTCATGCCCCAGAACCATCGGCTCGCGAACAATCGACAAGCCTACTCTTCCATGCTGGAAATAGTGAATATCCGATCCACAAATTCCCCCCCAAGCAAACTGGATTTCCACCTCTCCGGCATCAGGAAATTTCTCCTCACACTCTTCAAGGCGCACGTCTCCAGCAGCGTGAATCATACATGCTTTCACGACTTTCTCCTCCCGACCATGCAATTGTCCTCACTCATGGTCATAATTTTTGAACCATATCGATCAACAATTTTCAAGTTGGTTCCTATAAACCATTAGTCGACTATGGCCAATGCACTCGCATGTTCAACTGGTGAAACGCAGAGGTGTCGAATGGATGTATTTTCTGCCGCCGTGTCCGTTGTCGCTCCCAAAAAGCCAGACGTTGTACCCCGTCTTCACATGACTTTATGCGAAGAATTGCGGGAAGAATCGCAGAAATTGGCGGGTAATTAGGCTTTGTTGGGGGGCTGGCAGGCCAATTGGATATTGGCGGACTTCTTCCTCTCAGAAACAGCAAAAGGCTCCCGCCATCCAAGGTGTCTCGGACTATCGCTGTGCGAACCAAAATGAGGATGGGTTTTGGGCCATGGTCTACAAATGAACTAGTTCATTCAACTTGAAATATATTGACTGATGTGTTTCAAAAATACGATCTGGCGGAAAATTCGTTGGCGTAATTTGGAGGAGGAATTCCAATGCTTGATGTAATTACCATAGGTCGATCGTCGGTCGACCTTTACGGCGCACAAATTGGTGGGCGACTGGAGGACATGGCTTCGTTCGAGAAATATATTGGCGGATCGCCGACCAATATCGCCTGTGGCTCTGCTCGCCTTGGTTTGAAGTCGGCGGTAATCACTCGGGTGGGCGATGAGCATATGGGGCGCTTTATCCGGGAGCAGCTTGCCAGCGAAGGGGTGGATGTCCGCGGCGTTGTCACCGACCCCAAACGCCTGACGGCTCTGGTCATTCTGGGTATACGGGATCAGGAGCATTTTCCGCTTATTTTCTTTCGGGAAAACTGCGCCGACATGGCGCTGTGCGAAGACGATATCGATCCGGCCTTCATCAAGGAGGCGCGCTGTGTCACGGTCACGGGAACGCATTTGTCGCATCCCAATACCGAGGCCTCGGTGCTCAAGGCCCTGCGGCTGGCGCGCGAAGCCGGTGCCCGGACGGCTCTTGACATCGATTATCGGCCCAATCTTTGGGGGCTTTCCGGGCATGATGATGGCGAAAATCGCTTCATCGCTTCCGAAAAGGTGACGGCCAAGCTGCAATCCACTCTGCATTGGTTTGATCTGATCGTCGGGACGGAAGAAGAGTTTCATATTGCAGGCGGCAGCACAGACACGCTCACGGCCCTACGCGCTGTGAGGGAAAAGACGGCCGCTATTCTGGTTTGCAAGCGCGGGGCAAAAGGTGCAAGCGCCTTTGTCGGTGCCATTCCGGATGATCTGGATGACGGAGTGACAGGCCCGGGCTTCCCGATTGAGGTTTTCAATGTGCTCGGAGCTGGTGACGGTTTCATGTCCGGACTTCTGGCGGGTTGGATTCGCGACGAAGATTGGCCAACAGCGCTCAAATATGCCAATGCCTGCGGTGCCTTTGCTGTGTCCCGACATGGCTGCACGCCAGCCTATCCGTCCTGGACCGAACTTGAATATTTTCTTGAACATGGCTCGACGGAAAAGGCACTGCGCAAAGACAAGGCGCTGGACCAGATCCATTGGTCAACCAACCGCCGCGAAGACTGGCCGGAGATGCATGTCTTTGCCTTTGATCACAGAAAGCAACTGGAAGACATGGCGGATGAACTGGGCGTTTCCCGCGATCTGATCGGACCGTTCAAGCAGCTCTGCCTTGAGGCCACAGAGAGGGTCGCAGATGGCCGTCCAGGTTATGGCTTGCTCTGCGATGGGCGGCTTGGACGCGATGCCCTCTATAAGGCTGCAGATACGGGGCTCTGGATCGGCCGTCCGGTCGAGGATCCGGGCACACGCCCCCTTAAACTCGAAATCGGGCCCGATCTGGGAACCGACTTGCTGGAATGGCCACCCAATCATGTGGTCAAGGTGTTGTGCTTCTACCATCCTGATGACAGTGATGAGATGAAACAGCAACAGGAGGAAATGGTCATCCGCCTTGCCGACGCGGCAAGAAGCAACCGGCTTGAACTCTTGCTGGAGGTAATTCCCTCCAAGGTCGGACCGATCACAGACGACACTGCGGCGATGATCATCGAGCGGTTTTACCAGCTTGGGGTCTATCCGGACTGGTGGAAACTTGAGCCGATGAAAAGCGAAACGGCCTGGAGTCGTGCCTGTGCCATGGTGACGAAATATGATCCCTATTGCCGCGGCATTGTCGTTCTGGGGCTGGAAGCGCCAACCGACCAGCTGGCTGAAAGCTTCCGAACCGCAGCCAAATTCGATCTGGTGAAGGGGTTTGCCGTGGGGCGAACGATCTTTGCAGAGGTCGCCCATCGCTGGTTTGCACAAGCGATCAGTGACGCAGACGCCATAGCGGAGATGTCTGGCACATTCCAGAACTTATGCACACTCTGGGACGAGGCTCGAACATTGGCAAGATAGCCAGCGATTGAGCCCCACCTTTGCGGACGGACGCCAGCTGAGGGTCCAGTCTCTCATCCCCCCGCGATGCGAGGCTTGAGATCTCATTTGGACCCGTCCGCGTCTCTTTCCTTCAATACGCGGAATAGAACAGGACTGAAACCGCAATGCGCAAAAGACGGGGAGTAGCTCACAGGGCTGCCAATTCCCAAGCGTGGCGATGAGGCAAACGGATCGGCTGCAAATGCGTTTAACCAACACTTCACTCATTTGCCCTGCGAGCAATTTTCACTTGGCTAATCTTTTTCCGTGAAAGCCCCTGACCCAATAGCAATCTGCAAGGTAGCCCATTCTTTCGCCGCATCATTGGCTGCTGAAGCTGCATTGATTTTGGCAGATGCAGTTGATCTGTCTGTATCCAGCAGGTCAAGAAGAGTAATTGCTCCACCCCGGAAATTCTTCTGGGCCAGATCAAACGCTTTCTTGTAGGACCGAGCCGACTGCTGTAAGGCAGCGCTGCGAAGCCGGTATTGTGTCAAATTGGATTGGGCAACCTGCACATCCTCGACTGCTGAGGTCACAGCGGAACGCCAATCGATTTCGGCCTGCTTGGCCTGAGAAACCGAAGCATCACGCTGAGCAGCAAGCTTGCCTTGGCTCAGGATTGGCAATGACAATTCGGGCCCAAACGACCAGCTATCTGCACCGGCAGAAATGCCAAGATCACCAGAAAGAGTGAGAGATGGCAGCATGTCCGCTGTTGCAACACCCACATCCGCCACAGCTGCATGCAGCAGTTCCTCATAATAGCGAACATCAGGCCGCTGGCGCAGGAGATCTGCTGGCGTACCAGTCGAAATTCTACCCGGGGTTCTAAGCTGAGGAGCCCCCTTTTGCATCTCTGCCAGAATGGGGCCTGCAGGCTCGTTCAGCAAAGAAGCAATGGCAAAAATTTGAGCATTGAAATAGGCCAGATATTGCGGCAAATCGGCTCTAGCACTATCTAGCAATGCCTGTGCCTCGGCCAGATCATATTCTGTCGCATCCCCGACCGTGACTTGCTTATTGATAATGCTTACGGTTTCAACCCTGGACTTGATTGTTTCCCGGGTCAAAGCCAATGCTTGTTGATAGTAGCGTGCATCAGAATAATCCGCGATCAGCTCGGCCAGCCAAGCAAGACGCGTTTCCTCGAGATCAGCCTTGGCAGCGAGCATGCTGGCCTTGGCGGCTTCGCGTTCTCGTCGCAAGCCGCCGAACATGTCTATCACCAGAGACGCGCTCAGATCCCGATTGGTTACGTTGGAGACTCCAACGCCATCCCCTCCGCTTCGGGTTCGGGACAGACTGGCCGACCCGTCAACAGCAGAATTAACACCCGTAGCTCGCATATTGGCTTGAGCTTCCTTGATCCGTTCCTTTGCTGCGGCAACATCAAGGTTTTGTTCAAGGCCCCGTGAAATAAAGGCATTAAGACGAGCGTCTTTATAGTCTTTCCACCATGCGTCATCGCGGGCAACAAGGCTCGCATTGACTTTTGACCCGACATAATTGGCGGACAAACCAATGTCTGGCCTTTGATAATCAGGACCAACGGCGCAGCCTGCCAGAAGCACGATAGGCATTAATTTGAGCAATTTCATCGGGCAGACACCTTTTCCTTGAAGGTTATAACGAGTTTCATTACGGCTACATAGAAGACGGGAACCATTATGATGCCGAACAAGGCAGAGAAGATAATACCGCCCAGCATGCCGATCCCAATGGAATTCTGAGCGTTTGCTCCTGCTCCGGTAGCCAGAGCAAGCGGAAGGATACCAAGCATGAAGGCCAATGTCGTCATCATGATAGGACGCAGACGTTGACGGGCAGCGTGCATCGTTGCCTCTAGAAGCGGCACGCCATTTTCAAATTGGCCCTTGGCAAATTCGACGATCAGGATTGCATTTCGCGCAGCAAGTCCGATCGTTGTCAACATACCAACCTTGAAATAGACGTCATTTGATTGTCCAAAAAACTGAGCTGCGATCAAGGCTCCAAGAACGCCGACGGGCACTGAAAGCATGACAGCAAATGGTACAGTCCAACTCTCATAAAGAGCTGCAAGGCAGAGGAACACGATCAGGGCTGAAAGGGTATATAGCAGCGGTTCCTGATTGCCAGCCATTTGCTCCTGCAACGATAGCCCGACCCAGGCAACACCATAATTGCCGGGAAGTTGAGCGACCAGCTCTTCCATTGTATTCATGGCTTCACCAGTAGAGACGCCTTCAACCGCATCCCCCGTGATCTCAATTGCCCCGGTTCCGCCATAACGATAGAGCGTAGAAAACGTCTTGCCCCAACTTTCACTGAGGAAGGCTCCGAAAGGCACCATTTCACCGTCGCTATTGCGTGCAAACCACTTCTTGATATCGTCAGGCTGCATGCGATAGGGGACATCACCCTGCACTATAACTTCACGCAATTTGTCATTGAGGGTAAAGTCGTTGACATAATTGCCCGCAAAGATCGTCGTCAACATGGAATTGATTTCGGACAAGGTCAGGCTAAAGGCCTGAGCCTTTTCCCGCTTGATATCCAGCTGCAGGGATGACTTGGTCGCAGAATCATTGCCCCGCAAGCTTGTAACCTTTCCGCTCGCCTGAGCTTCCTGAACCAAGGTGTCGGCAGCTTCATGCAATGCAATCGCTCCATTTCCACCATCATCCACGAGATACATATCAAAACCGGAAGAAGCGCCCATTCCCTGAATCGCGGGAGGTTGCATGAAAACAATCAAACCCTTGCGATTCTTCATGAAGTGCATATTGGCAGCCATTGCAATTTGTCCGGCAGTCCGATTTGGACGTTGGTCGAAATCCTTAAGCTTGACGAACATCATCGCATTATTCTGCCCGGAGCCACTAAAGCTGAAGCCAACGGCCGCAAAAACTGCCGCTACGTTGTCTCCTTGCTCATTGAGGAGATACTGTTCGATATCCGCAACGGCTTCCTCTGTTTGTACTCGAGTAGAGCCTTCTGGCAATTGAACAACGCTCATCAAAACACCTTGATCCTCAGTGGGAACGAATGAGGAAGGAAGCGTTTGATAGACCCAGGCGACACCGAAGCCTACGGCAGCCAAAATCACGAACATCCGAAACGGTCTCTTGATCAGGCGTCCCACCGCAGATGCGTAGCCGTTGTTGACGCCTGAAACCCCGAGATTGAACCAGCGCGCGGGCGCAAAACGCACTTCTCCTTCATTCAGTTTGAGAAGGCTGGCGCACATAGCCGGTGTCAAGATAAGAGCCACAAAGAGGGAGAGGACCATGGCGGAAATGATCGTCACCGAGAATTGTCGGTAGATAACGCCGGTTGACCCGGACATGAAAGCCATGGGAAGGAAAACGGCAGACAGAACAAGCACGATGCCGATCAGGGCGCCAGAAATCTCAGACATGCTCTTTTCTGTAGCGGCTACGGCATCAAGCTTTTCCTCCTCCATGATACGTTCAACATTCTCGACAACGACGATGGCGTCATCAACGAGAAGACCGATAGCCAAAACGAGAGCAAACATCGACAAGGTGTTGATCGACATTCCGAAAACAGCCAGAACCCCAAAGGTGCCCAGCAAAACGATCGGCACAGCAATCGTCGGAATGATTGTTGCTCGCCAACTTTGCAGAAAAATCAAAATTACGAGAAACACAAGTCCTATCGCCTCAGCCAAGGTGTGATAAACTTGTTCAATAGATTGGGCGACGAAAGGCGATGTATCGTAGGGATAAACGATTTTTACCCCATCAGGCAGTGCGGTTTCGATTCTGGCGACCGTCTGGCGCACGGCTGCAGCCGTCTCCACGGCATTTGCTCCATTGGCCAAATTGACCCCGAAGCCAGCTGCGGGATGGCCATTATAGCGCGATGTAGATCCGAGATCCTGGGAGCTGATTTCTACTGTTGCGACATCTCCGAGATAGACAGTGGACCCGTCCTCTTCTGTCGTCAGAGCAATCTTTTCAAATTCCCCGACACTTGAAAGTTGAGACTGAGCGTTCAATGGAACAGAAATTTGCTGCCCCCTGGAGGCTGGCAGATCACCAATGGAGCCTACAGTCACGTTGCTATTCTGGTCTGAAACTGCGTCCGTTACGTCATTTGGTGTGAGGCCATATTTGTAAAGCTTTTTGGGATCAAGCCATATGCGCATCGCGTAAGGAGAGGAGAAGCTGTTGATCGATCCGACACCGGAGGTGCGCTGAATAGGGTCTTTGACAAGGCGATCCAGCAGATCACCCAACTCCACTTGTGAATAGGATTCATCTTCGGAAACCAAGGCCCCCACCAACAAGATCGAGGAGGTGGATCGCGTGACGCTGACGCCCGTGCTGGTCACGGTATCCGGCAGAGACGATTGCACCAACTGCAATTTGTTCTGCACTTGCACCTGAGCCATATCAGGGTCGACGCTATCATCAAATACGAGCGAAATGGATGAACTACCCGAAGACGAGGTTGATGTCATATAGGTCAACCCGTCCAGACCGGTCATGCCGTCTTCGATGATCGTGGTAACCGAGTTCTGCACCGTCTGGGAGTTCGCCCCAGTATAATTTGCAGAAATGCGAACCGTAGTCGGAGCGATGTCCGGATACTGAGAAATCGGAAGACTATTTACGCCAAAATAGCCCGCAAGCATAACAACAATCGCGAGCACCCAGGCAAATACCGGGCGATGAATGAAAAATTTTGCCATACCGGTTTATTTCCCTGCCTGATCTTGAGACTGATCCTCGTCGTTCGCTACATCGCGAACCAATCCATCTTCATCAATTTCGGCAGCCACTGGTTTGACAAGGGTCCCGGACGCCATGGTCTTCAATCCGTCCAGAATGATTTTTTGCCCACTCTCCAAAACATCGGTAACGATCCAGCTATTTTCATATACGCCGATGGACGTGAACGTGACTTGTTTGGCCTTGCTGTCCTCGTCAACAATATAGGCTGTCAGATCCCCGGTGCTTGAGCGTTCGGTTGCTCTCTGCGGTACGAGAAAGGCATCAAGAGTTCCAACTTCCACCTCGCCTTGCAAAAACATCCCGGGCAGAATTTGGTGATCTGAATTCTCGAACTCAAAACGCATGCTGATCGTGCCTGTGGTCGTTGAAACCGTCGAACTAGGCGCAACAAAAGTGCCCTTTCCTGTGTAGACTTCTCCATCTTCCAATTGCAGGCGTGCATCCAATTGCTTGCTGGCCTGCAAAGAACCACTTTTGATCTGACGACGCATTTTGAGGATGTTTGTTGAGGTGTCCAGCATGTCGACATAAATGGGATTCAGACGGGTCATTGTCGTCAAGGCGTCAGATTGACCTGAAGTGACGAGATCTCCCACAGATACTTCGGAGACTTCTGGGACACCTTCAATCGGGCTGCGAATGGTTGTCCAGGATAACTGCGTCTTGGCATAGTCGAGCGCGGACTGGGCTGCATCGAGGGTTGCCTGGGCCGAGGCAAAATCGGAACGGGCGCTTTCAACTTCAGCCTCGGTGTATCCTTGCCCCTTCAAGGCCAGTGCGCGTTCATAGGTGGCCTGCTTCACTGGCAAATCTGCTTCTGCCTTGGCAAGGTCTGCCTTGTCGGAAGCGACAGACGCCACATAGCTTGCATCATCAAGCTGAAACAGAGGGGCCCCAACTTTTAGAGTAACTCCCGGTGTGTAGAGTATCTTTGTTACCACGCCATCAACGCGTGGTCTGATGTCTACTTGCTCAAATGCGACAGCTCTTCCCGGAAGACTGATCGTTTGAGGAACCTTTTGCCGTTCAAGTGACATAACGCCGACTTGTTGGGCCTCCGAGGTGGCCTTGTCTTGTTGAGCTTCGCTACTATTCGTAACTCCTACAAATGATAGCAAGAAACAAAGCGTGCCTATTGCTGAAAATAGAGACGGTTTTTTACGTGTTTTCATTACCAAGACTTTCCACACGAAGATTGGTGCTGGTTATTGTGGTTGCCTTTTTGACACATGCTGATTATCGCGTAATTATCGCTTTGTGCCTGTTCTAATTTGCGCAACCTGATTTACAGTAATTACGATTACTATAAATCTGAGTCAACTGAAGATTCTACCCTCAATGAAAGTTCCTGATGAGATCGCAATTTCAAAACAATAAGCAAGAAGAGCAAATCCGCCTCTCAAAAGGCCGCCCCAAATCCATGACTGACGACGAAAAAAGAAAACGAATAGTTGATGAGGGGTGGGCGCTGTTCATGAGCCAAGGTTATAAAGGCATGACGATGGCCAATATTGCATCAGAGGCCCATATGTCACTGAGCACCGTCTATGGCTTATTCCCTGGTAAAATTAATCTTTTCTCCGCCGTCGTCGATCGGCATCGGCGTGACATGATAGCATTACCGGGCAACTATGATGATTTGCCTGTCAATGTCGCCCTTGAAAAGATTTTCTGGCTAGATCTGGATCAAAAAGCAGAGTTAAGCCGACTGGCCTTTGTTCAGAAGTTGATGGCAGAAAGTCAAGAACATCCCGAATTAACCTCTGTGTTTGATGGCCGGGGACCAATTCAATCACTTAAGCTTCTGAAAGATTGGCTCATAGAGCAAAAAGAGCGCGGCCATATCCAATTCGAAGATGCAACGATAACAGCAAAAATGTTACTAGACATCGCGTTCGGTATGTCATCTCCCAAATTAACAGATAATTCCCAACCTTCTGCAGTGGATGATCGAAAAAGATATCTCAGCCATTGTTTCAAGTTGGTAGCCAACGGACTGCTGAAGCGACAAGATTGAAACGAATAGGCGGGGGAGTCGTGGAGAACCGGGCTTAACGCGTCGTTTCTGTTGCGCCAGTGTTTTGCACCCACATTCTTGCCCTGATGACACTAGAAGCCGATCAATTGATCAGTCCAACAAGCAAGTGGTTGAATTTCGTTTTATCTCATCAAATGGTTTTCAGTCAGCCATTGACTAGCTAATCCGGTAGGATCAGTATGAACCTATAAGTTGAGATGATCCGGTTTGTACTGCAGAATTGGATATATAAAATATCCTGTCCGCGTATGATGTAGCAATTCAAATGAAGGTTGGCTGCCATGGCAAAAGTTGTGCTGGAAAAGGTATTTAAACGCTACGGCAGTTTTGAAACAGTTCACGGTATAGATCTTGCCATTAAGGACAACGAGTTTGTTGTTTTGGTCGGCCCTTCCGGATGCGGTAAATCGACCATTCTGAGAATGATTGCCGGGCTCGAGGAAATTTCAGATGGAACAATGCGTATTGGTGATCGGGTCGTAAATGATATAGATCCCAAATCGCGTAATGTTGCGATGGTGTTCCAGAATTACGCTTTGTACCCTCATAAAAACGTATTCGACAATATGGGCTTCAGTCTGAAAATGGCAGGGCTAAGCCGTAATGAGATCAAGGAGAAAGTGGAACAGGCCGCCAAGGTTCTGGAACTGACGCCATATCTTGATCGGAAGCCGGCTGCGCTTTCAGGTGGTCAACGACAGCGTGTAGCCATGGGACGCGCAATCGTTCGAGACCCCGATGTGTTCCTGTTTGATGAACCATTATCAAATCTTGATGCGCAGCTTCGCACCCAAATGCGCATGGAGCTGAAAAAGCTCCATATCAAAATGAAGACAACCACCATCTATGTCACGCATGATCAGGTTG from uncultured Cohaesibacter sp. carries:
- a CDS encoding mannitol dehydrogenase family protein, which translates into the protein MTQPATPSPLPYDPEQLALTMAHIGVGAFHRAHQQSYYNDLACAGELTGVVGINLTPPDLASQYNNQNRRYCVLTEDNHESRVDQIGTLRELHDASTAPEVCWDPISFVTLTITEPGYCHKSGTTELDWDVVAKDLASPETPMTAIGYLAWMLECRRRANGAPITLASCDNLPKNGKLLQAVMEQYVSKAFPELLPWMDENVCFPVSMVDRIVPAMSDASRQKLQDACGHADQIGVVAEPFRQWVIEDKFAAARPALEKVGVTVVPDVAPYAKMKYRLLNGIQSAYAEIGRLCGLETSFDASTCPELADWARVFHASQCSTLMCPQGEDLADYSRVSLQRLQNPCIYHPLNQIASNASFKLPQRIAEPVDDLIRKGREHAAEPQAMVFAAWAVNGGNTSPDSKGISMSDPMSSTISNLCDLHEGNAYDLAKAVLALPIFPQTLQTSVPFVQLVGKWIERFAMTDHAGRIAAIGAYAGDTAHD
- a CDS encoding L-idonate 5-dehydrogenase, which gives rise to MKACMIHAAGDVRLEECEEKFPDAGEVEIQFAWGGICGSDIHYFQHGRVGLSIVREPMVLGHEFSGTVSRLGSGVTGLAPGDKVAVNPAMPCGQCEQCRKGLSNLCTDNQFLGSAARTPHCHGGFAEKIIMPAAQCIKVPAEMDLRHVALAEPFAVALHAVSMAGDIEGQEILVTGAGVIGQLVRIAAKRAGAAKVIMADVSPHACERSRQLGADDVVNTASADEIRRLRESASPTVVFEASGAPEALDLAIDLLEPRGRIVQVGFLPPIAPLQCAKILTRELSLLGTYRFIDEFNIAVEAIVRGEVNLLPLISANMSLEEPIAAFERAGDKANSLKIMVNFQ
- the iolC gene encoding 5-dehydro-2-deoxygluconokinase; the protein is MLDVITIGRSSVDLYGAQIGGRLEDMASFEKYIGGSPTNIACGSARLGLKSAVITRVGDEHMGRFIREQLASEGVDVRGVVTDPKRLTALVILGIRDQEHFPLIFFRENCADMALCEDDIDPAFIKEARCVTVTGTHLSHPNTEASVLKALRLAREAGARTALDIDYRPNLWGLSGHDDGENRFIASEKVTAKLQSTLHWFDLIVGTEEEFHIAGGSTDTLTALRAVREKTAAILVCKRGAKGASAFVGAIPDDLDDGVTGPGFPIEVFNVLGAGDGFMSGLLAGWIRDEDWPTALKYANACGAFAVSRHGCTPAYPSWTELEYFLEHGSTEKALRKDKALDQIHWSTNRREDWPEMHVFAFDHRKQLEDMADELGVSRDLIGPFKQLCLEATERVADGRPGYGLLCDGRLGRDALYKAADTGLWIGRPVEDPGTRPLKLEIGPDLGTDLLEWPPNHVVKVLCFYHPDDSDEMKQQQEEMVIRLADAARSNRLELLLEVIPSKVGPITDDTAAMIIERFYQLGVYPDWWKLEPMKSETAWSRACAMVTKYDPYCRGIVVLGLEAPTDQLAESFRTAAKFDLVKGFAVGRTIFAEVAHRWFAQAISDADAIAEMSGTFQNLCTLWDEARTLAR
- a CDS encoding efflux transporter outer membrane subunit, which translates into the protein MKLLKLMPIVLLAGCAVGPDYQRPDIGLSANYVGSKVNASLVARDDAWWKDYKDARLNAFISRGLEQNLDVAAAKERIKEAQANMRATGVNSAVDGSASLSRTRSGGDGVGVSNVTNRDLSASLVIDMFGGLRREREAAKASMLAAKADLEETRLAWLAELIADYSDARYYQQALALTRETIKSRVETVSIINKQVTVGDATEYDLAEAQALLDSARADLPQYLAYFNAQIFAIASLLNEPAGPILAEMQKGAPQLRTPGRISTGTPADLLRQRPDVRYYEELLHAAVADVGVATADMLPSLTLSGDLGISAGADSWSFGPELSLPILSQGKLAAQRDASVSQAKQAEIDWRSAVTSAVEDVQVAQSNLTQYRLRSAALQQSARSYKKAFDLAQKNFRGGAITLLDLLDTDRSTASAKINAASAANDAAKEWATLQIAIGSGAFTEKD
- a CDS encoding efflux RND transporter permease subunit; the encoded protein is MAKFFIHRPVFAWVLAIVVMLAGYFGVNSLPISQYPDIAPTTVRISANYTGANSQTVQNSVTTIIEDGMTGLDGLTYMTSTSSSGSSSISLVFDDSVDPDMAQVQVQNKLQLVQSSLPDTVTSTGVSVTRSTSSILLVGALVSEDESYSQVELGDLLDRLVKDPIQRTSGVGSINSFSSPYAMRIWLDPKKLYKYGLTPNDVTDAVSDQNSNVTVGSIGDLPASRGQQISVPLNAQSQLSSVGEFEKIALTTEEDGSTVYLGDVATVEISSQDLGSTSRYNGHPAAGFGVNLANGANAVETAAAVRQTVARIETALPDGVKIVYPYDTSPFVAQSIEQVYHTLAEAIGLVFLVILIFLQSWRATIIPTIAVPIVLLGTFGVLAVFGMSINTLSMFALVLAIGLLVDDAIVVVENVERIMEEEKLDAVAATEKSMSEISGALIGIVLVLSAVFLPMAFMSGSTGVIYRQFSVTIISAMVLSLFVALILTPAMCASLLKLNEGEVRFAPARWFNLGVSGVNNGYASAVGRLIKRPFRMFVILAAVGFGVAWVYQTLPSSFVPTEDQGVLMSVVQLPEGSTRVQTEEAVADIEQYLLNEQGDNVAAVFAAVGFSFSGSGQNNAMMFVKLKDFDQRPNRTAGQIAMAANMHFMKNRKGLIVFMQPPAIQGMGASSGFDMYLVDDGGNGAIALHEAADTLVQEAQASGKVTSLRGNDSATKSSLQLDIKREKAQAFSLTLSEINSMLTTIFAGNYVNDFTLNDKLREVIVQGDVPYRMQPDDIKKWFARNSDGEMVPFGAFLSESWGKTFSTLYRYGGTGAIEITGDAVEGVSTGEAMNTMEELVAQLPGNYGVAWVGLSLQEQMAGNQEPLLYTLSALIVFLCLAALYESWTVPFAVMLSVPVGVLGALIAAQFFGQSNDVYFKVGMLTTIGLAARNAILIVEFAKGQFENGVPLLEATMHAARQRLRPIMMTTLAFMLGILPLALATGAGANAQNSIGIGMLGGIIFSALFGIIMVPVFYVAVMKLVITFKEKVSAR